A genomic window from Arthrobacter sp. FW305-BF8 includes:
- a CDS encoding 5-methylcytosine restriction system specificity protein McrC encodes MDELSRGTVEKLDAESAAFLNSSGLAKATPMGLGLFRIEPVGMVGSVRTPRVQLDVRPKDRLGLSRLLFLLSYAGDQGFRDDTVAADEDAELWSALAASLVQLAERALQRGVLQGYVTVDESLRTVKGRIRISDQISRRPGMLVPLEVSYDEFTEDIPENRILRAALERMSRVPGVRPEVLGRLRQLKGKLDGVTRLHAGAPLPPWRASRMNLRYHAALRLSEVILRNASAEAGEGKQQTASFVVDMGKVFEDFVGAALRRAMAAFPGEMRLQYNALLNEAVRDSDRLTVRPDAVHLLGGRPVVVYDAQYRAGTDQGASLSADHFQMLAYCTALRVPTAWLVYAGAGEVKLRRILNTDIDIVEFPLDLSRPPSEILAAVADLAEQSWGEVVRQASLGR; translated from the coding sequence CTGGACGAGCTCTCCCGCGGCACCGTGGAGAAGCTCGACGCCGAAAGCGCCGCCTTCCTGAACTCCAGCGGCCTGGCCAAGGCAACGCCGATGGGCTTGGGACTGTTCCGGATCGAACCCGTCGGCATGGTGGGGTCCGTGCGCACTCCGCGGGTGCAGCTCGACGTGCGGCCGAAGGACCGGCTCGGACTGAGCCGTCTGCTCTTTCTGCTGAGCTACGCCGGGGACCAGGGCTTCCGCGACGACACCGTGGCAGCTGACGAGGATGCGGAGCTGTGGAGCGCCCTGGCGGCGTCGCTGGTGCAGCTCGCCGAACGTGCGCTGCAGCGCGGCGTCCTGCAGGGGTACGTCACAGTCGACGAGTCGCTCCGGACGGTCAAGGGCCGCATCCGCATCTCGGACCAGATATCCCGCCGGCCGGGGATGCTCGTGCCGCTGGAAGTGTCCTACGACGAGTTCACCGAGGACATCCCGGAGAACCGTATCCTGCGTGCCGCGCTCGAGCGCATGTCCCGTGTCCCGGGCGTCCGCCCGGAGGTGCTGGGCCGGCTGCGGCAGCTGAAGGGAAAGCTCGACGGCGTTACCCGCCTCCACGCCGGGGCTCCGCTTCCGCCGTGGCGGGCCAGCCGGATGAACCTCCGCTATCACGCGGCGCTGAGGCTCTCCGAGGTGATCCTGCGCAATGCTTCCGCGGAGGCGGGGGAGGGCAAGCAGCAGACGGCGTCCTTCGTCGTCGACATGGGCAAGGTCTTCGAGGATTTCGTCGGCGCCGCGCTGCGCCGGGCCATGGCGGCCTTTCCCGGCGAGATGAGGCTGCAGTACAACGCGCTGCTGAACGAGGCGGTACGGGACTCGGACCGGCTGACAGTGCGCCCGGATGCCGTGCACCTGCTGGGCGGCCGGCCGGTGGTGGTTTACGACGCCCAGTACCGCGCGGGCACCGACCAAGGCGCCTCCCTGTCGGCGGACCATTTCCAGATGCTGGCCTACTGCACGGCCTTGCGGGTGCCCACGGCCTGGCTGGTCTACGCCGGGGCGGGCGAGGTCAAGCTGAGGCGGATCCTCAACACCGACATCGACATCGTCGAGTTTCCGCTGGATCTTTCCCGGCCGCCGTCGGAGATCCTCGCAGCAGTCGCTGACCTTGCCGAGCAGTCCTGGGGAGAAGTGGTGCGCCAGGCGAGCCTCGGCCGTTAG